The Thermoanaerobaculia bacterium genome includes a region encoding these proteins:
- a CDS encoding YciI family protein, producing the protein MYAIAIIRYRRALEEVLRGLDEHRAYLRSLRDRGALLASGPFEPRSGGALLLRVSDESPREELDAIRDGDPFVAQGIAQYELQMWAPTIGKESLDSLL; encoded by the coding sequence ATGTACGCGATCGCGATCATCCGCTACCGGCGGGCGCTCGAGGAGGTGCTGCGCGGGCTCGACGAACACCGCGCGTACCTGCGGAGCCTGCGCGATCGCGGAGCGCTCCTCGCCTCGGGGCCGTTCGAGCCCCGCAGCGGGGGCGCCCTCCTCCTTCGCGTCTCGGACGAATCTCCCCGCGAGGAGCTCGACGCGATCCGCGACGGGGATCCGTTCGTCGCGCAGGGGATCGCGCAGTACGAGCTGCAGATGTGGGCGCCGACCATCGGCAAGGAGTCCCTGGATTCCCTGCTCTAG